In Vigna angularis cultivar LongXiaoDou No.4 chromosome 8, ASM1680809v1, whole genome shotgun sequence, one DNA window encodes the following:
- the LOC108345814 gene encoding uncharacterized protein LOC108345814, whose protein sequence is MEDQGGGGGTKQTNNAYVDTSKAERAVWLMKCPPLVSRCLRAPPSDPSRPVAKVVVSIDPLNSNDDDSPPQFTMELAGTEAGHIPRCYVMDMSKDFIPMSVFSDTQQGKISVEGKILNKFDMRPHNQNLELYGKLCRERTNKYMVKSRQIQVIDNDSGAHMRPMPGMISFSTSGPPEKKKTPAKATDTKRTRRDRGEMEEIVFKLFERQSNWSLRNLIQETDQPEQFLKDILKDLCVYNNKGTNQGTYELKPEYRKSGD, encoded by the exons ATGGAAGACcaaggtggtggtggtggcacGAAACAGACGAACAATGCGTACGTGGACACGTCGAAAGCGGAGAGAGCAGTGTGGCTGATGAAGTGTCCTCCCCTCGTCTCTCGCTGCCTCCGCGCCCCTCCCTCCGACCCCTCTCGCCCCGTCGCCAAGGTCGTTGTCTCTATCGACCCTCTCAACTCCAACGACGACGATTCTCCTCCTCAG TTTACAATGGAGTTGGCTGGAACTGAAGCTGGACATATACCCAGATGTTATGTTATGGATATGTCTAAAGACTTCATTCCCATGTCTGTGTTTTCAGACACACAGCAAG GAAAGATCTCTGTGGAGGGAAAAATACTGAACAAGTTTGACATGAGGCCCCATAATCAAAACCTTGAACTCTATGGGAAACTCTGCCGGGAAAGGACAAACAAGTATATGGTCAAAAGTAGACAGATTCAG GTTATTGACAATGATAGTGGGGCACATATGAGGCCAATGCCAGGGATGATCAGTTTTTCAACTTCTGGGCCCCCT gaaaagaagaaaactccTGCTAAAGCAACCGATACAAAGAGAACAAGAAGAGATCGTGGGGAGATGGAAGAGATTGTGTTTAAGCTATTTGAACGGCAATCTAATTGGAGTTTAAGAAACCTCATACAAGAAACCGACCAACCTGAA CAATTTCTGAAAGATATACTAAAAGACCTTTGTGtctacaacaacaaaggaactAATCAAGGCACGTATGAATTGAAGCCTGAATACAGAAAATCTGGAGATTAA
- the LOC108345815 gene encoding syntaxin-51: MASSSDSWMKEYNEAVKLADDITGMIAERSSFPASGPETQRHGSAIRRKITILGTRLDSLQSLLSKVPAKTEKEMNRRKDMLGNLRTKVNQMASTLNMSSFANRDSLLGPEIKSDAMSRTVGLDNSGLVGLQRQIMKEQDDGLEKLEETVISTKHIALAVNEELDLHTRLIDDLDEHVDVTDSRLRRVQKNLAVLNKRTKGGCSCLCMLLSVIGIVVLVVVIWLLIKYL, translated from the exons ATGGCATCTTCTTCAGACTCTTGGATGAAGGAATATAATGAAGCTGTAAAACTTGCTGATGATATCACTGGTATGATTGCTGAACGGAGTTCGTTTCCTGCATCTGGACCTGAAACCCAGCGGCATGGATCTGCTATAAGAAGGAAGATTACGATATTAGGGACCAGGCTTGATAGCTTGCAATCTCTTTTGTCAAAGGTCCCTGCGAA AACTGAGAAGGAGATGAATCGTCGCAAGGATATGCTTGGAAACTTGAGGACCAAAGTTAACCAAATGGCTTCAACATTAAACATGTCAAGCTTTGCAAATAGGGATAGTTTGCTTGGGCCAGAAATAAAATCAGATGCAATGAGCAGAACTGTTGGCCTGGACAACAGTGGACTAGTTGGTCTTCAACGGCAAATTATGAAAG AACAAGACGATGGCCTTGAGAAATTGGAGGAGACTGTAATCAGTACTAAACATATTGCGTTGGCAGTGAATGAAGAGCTGGATCTACACACCAGACTCATT GATGACTTAGACGAACATGTAGATGTTACAGATTCCCGGCTGAGG CGAGTGCAAAAGAACTTGGCAGTTTTGAACAAACGTACCAAGGGTGGTTGCTCCTGCTTGTGCATGCTTCTATCAGTGATCGGTATAGTGGTTTTGGTTGTTGTCATATGGCTGTTGatcaaatatttgtaa